TAAAATAACCTCGGACTGGTGTTTCAGCTGCATCCACATCGAGCCCGTGTGGAAGGAAGTCGCTCAGGAATTGGAGGCACTGGGTAAGGACGAGGCCGTTGAGGCCGGGCGCGCGTCTCTCGGCCAGCAAGGCTGCAGCCATCACCTCCAGCCTGGGGGGGCTGAGTTTAATCTGTAGGTTTCCTCAGGGATTTATCCTGACGCTTTCCCGCCTGTTACTAACATCATCATCAATGAAGCTACATGTTAGaaatgagaaggggaaaaaaccaaacaactagTCCCGTAGATCATGAGGGCAAGATGCCTTTTCTCCTGTCCGTGTGGCTGGTGGCCTAGTCCCACGCCGACGATCAGAAATGACCGTGTGGCCGAGGGCCCATCGCGCCGCCCCGAGTTTAGGCCGCCAGCGTAAATGCCGCGTTGCTCTTCATCCTGCGCTCGGATGGCCCCGACGAGCAAAGATCCCTGCAGAACAGCTCCTCTACTTTAGGGCCACTACATTGCGGTGCAGTTTTGAGACTTTCTGAAGCCATTTAGATCCGAGGAGGTATTTTGACCTTGCCCCTCCGCCCCCCAGCTTTCTTGTTTACCCCACAGATATCATCTGCACGTGGTCCCAGAAAAACCACAAACTCTACAGATGGCAGGAGACAAAGGCATTGTGGTTCCCGCTCACTGAGATTCTTCTCCTTGAGGTTTTAATGTAGCACATAAAATACcagtggagagaagaaaggaggacaGCATGTTCTCTCTACCTCCCCCTAGATAAAACTAGGAGTTTTAAATACAATCTTCAAGGAttgcaggaggagaaaagtcCAGAGTTAGGAGGGACCGTGCCTTGAATAAGTctggagcagggtgctgggcaaGGGAACGGGTCTTCAACCTCAGCGTTCTACTAGGCGTTTTGGGTCGTCAGCGATCTTTCATGTGaacctgcttctccttttttcagGAGTGGGAATCGGAGTCGTTCACGCCGGGTATGAAAGGCGCCTCGCCCATCACCTAGGTGCACACAGCACGCCATCCCTGCTAGGGCTCATCAACGGGAAAATCACCTTCTTCCACAACGCTGTCATTCGAGAAAACCTGCGGCAATTCGTGGAGAACCTGCTGCCGGGGAATCTTGTAGAAAAGGTACGCTCCACTAAGAGCGTCACGTGCCGCTTCTCGCATCTGTCTGGATATTCATCTCTCCTTAGCTGTTTCGGTGGCTAATCTGCTTAATTCAGTCCCTGAGCCGATCTGTGTCATGACCACGAGAGGATCCGACCACGGCGGGGGAAGCGAGGCGTTTGGAGAGCTGTAATTACAGCTACAAACCCCGGAGCCAACGGAAGCGATCGCGCAACGCGGCTCCGTAACGCTTCTCCGTGCGGGAAAGCTAATCCCGCTGCTACGTGGGTACGCCAGCAGCTTTGCAGGCCTGCTGCTCTTGTGATTGTAATACCCCGTGGCTGCCAGAGCTGTAGGAAAGCTGCTCCTGGGTTAGGAATCTCTGCTCGTCCCCTACCAGCCTGCTGGATTTCACTTCCCTTCTTTCTTGGGGTTTCACCCAGCAAATTAAGGACCACTTACTCACTCATAGTGTTTCTTTCATCCAGTTTTGATTCAGACCTTTGGAACTGGAGCTGGCAGCACAAGCCCTTTCAAAGTTATGCTTAAAACCTCTCACTAGCTAAAAAAATGCCCACGTTTCGGCCTCGCTCAGCTATTTCTGGCAGAGTCCTAAAGCACCCAGCCCCCCTTTTCAGTCAGCCCCCATGGCCCCCCACTCTGCCTGGAGCCTCCTTCACCTCACCTCCTTTTCCCTCGGGGTCTTCAGCAAGGGCTGCTCTTCTCAACAGACTCTTGACTTGCTGTCCTCTGGATATTGCAGTTCTTGACCCAAAAGCATGGTCACCGTCCCTTTCTGTGGCCTACAGCGGCCGCTTTGCCTCCCGCAGCCAGACGTTCCTCAAAAACAGAGCCAACAGTCATGCTCCTTCCCTGTGGGCCCCTAAATGAGCTGCGATCTCCCTTTTATCTCCTTCCCCGAGGACAAAGAGGGACCGCAGCTGAAGCAGAGCAGGTTTGATGGGGCTCACAAGCGCCTGCTAACCCTCGGCTTCCCTCTATAGATAAAGCGTATGACCCCAATGAACAGTCAGGAGAATGAGAGCAGCATCAGCTTTGACCCGGGACAGCATCGACAGAGAGTGCGAGAGCTaagagggtggggggaggtcAAGGCCAATGGTTTTAATTGATTTCCCCTATCAAAAGAGCACAGATCAGGCGTACCTGTTGGAAAGCCAAACCCACGGTCTGCTTTCTGTAACACCCAGACAGCTTTTCCAGGCATGGTTCTCCCCTAGACACCTAATCACAGAGCACTGCATGTGTCTAACAGCTTGGAGGTTAAACTAATGCgctgattttatttcaagattacAGATAAAAACTATGTCCGCTTTCTCTCcaactggaagaaagaaaacaagcccCATGTCCTTCTCTTTGATCATATGCCAGTTGTGCCATTATTATACAAGGTAACGTGATTTCTATCGCTGCAGTGTTGACTCACTAATAATAAATCCAGCtgttccaaaagaaaatgtgatatTGCCACGAGCAGAGGTGGACCGATGCCTCTAAATACTATTGACTGGTCCTAGGAGAGCAAGTCGATTTGCCTTGGTTGCAAACAGCACGGCCAGATGACTGGCTTCGTTAGGAGATGGTTTCTCTGTCCTGCCACAAATGTGCCCTTAGCGGATGCGAAGGCACGGGGGCGGTTTCGGAGGCAGTGGCCGCACAGGCGCGTACTGACCTTTATTGGTAATGAGAGATTTTTGCGGCACATCTAATTTGGGTTACTGGGAAGCCCATTTCCTAAGAAACCCCTGCTACCGTGCACAGGGTCAGCTTGTAAAATAAAGCTGTGGATCCATGGAGGCTCCCCATGTGATGACCAGTAGAAGGCAAACCGCAGtttggcaggggaggggaagggcttTTACCTCTTGCAGTCACAGCAGGTATTTGGGGGACAAAACGTTGTTTGCTCTCTAACATAAACACACGCTGGTGGCTTTCTTCCCGTCCAGCTGACTGCCTTCGCGTACCGTGATTACTTGTCCTTTGGCTACGTGTACGTCGGACTCCGAGGCGCTGAAGAGTTGTCCAGTCAGTACAACATCAACGTCTACACTCCCACCATGATGATCTTCAAGGAGCACATCGACAGGCCCGCTGACGTTGTGCAGGTATCGCTCAGTCCTCTCCAAGAGCTTGGGTGAAACGGATGCTGAGGTTTTCTGACCGAGCTGGTGGTCGGAGGTTGGTCAGTGGCACGCTTCGGAGTAACGAGCGTTCGTTCTCAGCAGAACCTTGGGCTTGAGCAGAGGCAGAGCGTGGCCGTTAGGAGGGAGGAAGCTCGGTAGGCTTCAGCTGTGGCCTCTGACCTTTTGAGGagggtggctgcaggcagcttctCCATCTCAGAGCCTCAAAACGTCTCCGGCGATTTCAGCGAGGACCGTGACGGCCAGCAGCCTTCCCCTGGCTTCAGACAAGAACGTTGCAACAGCTTTATTCTCGTCATCCTGCTCGGTTCTGACCTCTGCTTTCTTTGTCCTCGCCAGGCACGAGACATGAAGAAGCAGCTCATCGACGACTTCCTCTCCCAGAACAAGTTCCTCATGGTGGCCAGACTCACCAACCAGAGGCTGTTCCAGGAGCTGTGTCCAGTGAAGAAATCTCACCGTCAGCGAAAGTAAGGCTCTGCGGGTGACACGTCCCCCGGCTTTGTTCCCCAAGGTCCAGGGCTGCTCCTAAACACACCTCGTGTTTGATTCTGAGGGAGAAGGGAAACGATTGCGTGGGGTCATGCTGGGTATCTGCACTGTTTGATAACCGTCCGGCTCTTCAGGATCGTTCTGGCTGGCGGAAAGGGGACGGTCGTTTCCTCTCGTGTCCAGAATGGCTCCTAATCCTCCATCTCGTTGTGTTGCCTAGGCACTGTGTGGTCTTACTTACCGGAGAAGGCGAAAAGTTCGCTGAGGCTTATGAGGCGTTTCTGACTTTTGCCGTGGCCAACACAAAAGACACGCTGAAGTTTGTGCACATCTATAATGATCGGCAGCCGGAGTTTGCAGACGCCTTGCTGATGGATGACGAGAAGTATCGGGGAAAATCAGCTGTGagggttttctggtttttctttttttcccctcccttctttccgTCTGACACTCTAATTTGCACCGCTTGATGTAGGATGCCGTGCTTTGATCTGACGCTAATTCTGGGCAGTGATTTGAAGCGGAACATCTGTCTGGTAAAGGGTACCTTCCTCTCTGACGTCTGCGATGTTATTGGCTCGTCCAGGTGGTCATTTTGGAGAGGCGCAACAACGCAGGGAAGATCTCCTATAAAACCTTGGAGGAGGCCTGGCAAGGCAGCAAGGAGGACAACTTCATCCTCCTAGATCTTCTGGACCAGCTGAGGACAGACCCCGGCCTTCTCTCTTCAGAGACTGTCCTGGCAGACTTGAACGACGAACTCGCTCCCGTAAGTCCACGGCCTTTCTGGCTGCCTAACAACCGTGTTACCTTTTTGTGTGGTCCTGTCACAGTCATTCACGGggaattatttctatttttaaataccaagGCAAGACTCTTACACGCTTTCGCGCTCATGGAAGGAAGCTCGCGGCGTGCTCCAAAAGCCGATTCGGCCCACGGTTCTGTTTAAGGGGTGGGATCCTATCAGGGCTCTGGAGAGcagttttgtcattttctttcttctttgctcttGTTAAACAGATGTTCCTCATCCGATGGCTCTACTCCATGCTGGACTACATCTTGGACTGTTGGGACAGTTTGTTTCACAGTAACTGGTATGGATTGGGTGTTAATGAGACTCTAcagggagcaggagagctgTTGTCTTGTTCAGATGCACAGTAGAACCTGGTCCTTATTGCGAACGTATCAAAACACATAGGTGCCTGTATACTCTCAAGATTTAGGTGAAGAGTGGTGACACCACGGTGACCTTAGCTTCTGCCTCGAGCGCTGGGTACTTTGGCCTTGGGGCTGAGTATGGACATTGGGCTCCTGAAAACACAGATCGATTGCTGTTTTTCATGGCTGCCCCATAGCCTTATTTTAAAGTGGATCCATCGTTGTCCTCCTCCTTTGGGGAGGACGAAATCTTAATCGTCTTTAAGACCCCAGGAAACGAGCCGAGTTTCTGGGGAAACCGCATGGTGTTAGTTGAGGTAGACTGGAACTGGAATTCAAGCAGAAATCGCACAACTCACGGGGCCTGATTGCTCTTTGCAAATCTTCCCCTTAGGCGAGAAATGATGCCGCTGCTGTCCTTGCTCTTCTCTGCGCTCTTCATTCTTTTTGGCACCGTTATTGTTCAGGCTTTCAGGTAAGTGCCTGCCAAAACATCCTAGGGGGGATCTTATAGTCCAGCCGAGCCTCTCAGCCCAAGCTGGTGCCTTAAACCCACACGAGATAATCTTCCTTCGCAGCGATTCCAGCGATGCGAGGGACTCTCCTGCCTCCGAGAAGGAAGAAACCGCCACGAAGACCGAGAAGAACGACACAAGCTTCAGCAAAGAGAGTAACAGGTTCCCTCTCTAATTTctccagaaatgttttccacTGACGCATTGCTCGGGGAGCGGCCGTGCGGTTGCCGCGAGGGGCAGCGCGGGCACAGTGAGGGGAGTAGGAGCAGTGGTTAGCCAGGACCCGGGCCAGCAGGACAGGGGTGCGCAAACTGAATTATTGTTAAGTGATTCCTGCTGAGTTTGCCCCAGACAACATCCTCGGGGGAAAGGCAAAGGCCTGACTGACTCGGCGAGGAAGACGCAAGCCCAGCCGTTGTGCCAATTAGACTGGCTTTAGCTATGGGACGCAGGGACGGATCGGCATAAGGGGGCGGAGAACGACCTCATGGTTTCTCTCCATCCTCAGTCGCTCCCGGCCCTTTGTTCCCCTTCACTCAGTCACCGTTTCATTGCAGCAGGATTCCCAAAAAGGGCTTCGTCGAGGTGACCGAGCTGACGGACATCAACTATAACAGCAACTTGGTACGCCTGAGGCCGGGACACATGAACGTCGTCTTGATCCTGTCCAACTCAACCAAAACCCTCCTCCTCCAGAAGTTTGCCCTGGAAGTCTACACGTTCACAGGGTAGGCCGGGGCCCTCTCCCTTCTGTTACTGCTTTAACGTTACGGCTCCGATGGGAGGTTAGGAGCGGTGTCGGCTCGATTGCCAGGAGGGAACGCTTCTGGCGAGCAAAGCAGCCTCTGCGCGCAGTGAGCCGCCAAAAACCGAGGGGCCTTTCCCGCCCTGGCCGGTAAAGGCGGCCAGACAGCTCTGGCACTGCTGCCGCTTTGGTTGTACCCGCGTTTCAATGAACTGAGAGCACGATAGTGCTGCGCGCCAGGTAATTGTCGCCTGTGCCGAACTGGGTTAAGAAAGGAGCCGTGGCACCACAGCTCCGCACCTGCCCTTGTTTACAAATGCTTACCTGTCCGGTAGGAATCCGGCCTGAGGCGGGAGACGTGCTAATCCTGATTGTCCTCTGCTCATCCCGCAGGAGCAGCTCtcttcatttctccttcctcagccTGGACAAGCATCGAGAATGGCTCGAGTACCTGTTAGAGTTCGCGCAGGATGCGGCCCCCATCCCGAACCAGTATGACAAGCATTTCCTCGAGCGCGACTACACAGGCTACGTCCTGGCTCTGAACGGCCACAAGAAATACTTCTGCCTCTTTAAGCCTCACAGATCGGGTGATGAGGGAGGAACCCTGGCATCGGGCGAGGACTACGATTCCTCACTACACACGGAAGCCAGAGGGaaatcctcctgcagcccaggatctagatccattaaaaacaaattacacaAATTATCCTTTTGGATGGAACGCCTCCTAGAGGGTTCCTTACAGAGGTTCTATATCCCCTCGTGGCCCGCGCTAGACTGAGGGTTTTTAAAGGGATTCTAACAACGGACAAACTTTTTATGAAGATGACAAGGGACAGCTCTTTCCAGGAACATACAAACAAGCGTGACGAATGGACCTTAGGTTTTAGATGAACTTTCCCTAGGGCCGGCGACTAGACAATACCTCCCCGTGCCCGGAGCCTCGGAGCGCAGCCAAGCGCGCCAGAATTCCCTCCGCCGACTCCTTCGTGCATTTGGATGCCGTACTACTGAAGAGCCAAGAAGTccgtttttttcccttcttgccCTGCCGCATCCACTTCCCGAGTTGCCCCCTCCCTGTTCCATCTCTCCTTTTACCCCAGTTTGAAGAGAAACCCCGTGACTTCTCTGCCGCGGTGACTCCATCCGGCCCGAACGCGGCCAGTGACGCAGGTCGGGTCGTtgttctctctccccttccccctgtgCTTAGCCCGTGGTGCATGGTGTAACACTGGCGAGACCCTGCCCTTCCGAAAGGCCTTCTCCCACCAAGCAGTCGTGCTTATCAGCTTTCCCCGGGGTAAGTGATCTAGAGTACGGGTGGGAGCGTCTCCCTCGTAGCGAACCTGTAGCTGGGACTCACCTGTGGTGCAGGCTAGTAGGTGATCTGCATGTTTCCTGCTCCTCCTGTCATAGTTCCACATGCAGCTTCCCCGGCTAAACCACAaccagggagggaagggggttTTTGCACGGCCGTAAATACTATCGAGGTGTTGAGCCATTTAAATGtcacattgatttttattttttttttccccagatgcctttctgcttctgtcGATTTTAGACAATGTATCCTAGAGCCATAACTTTGTGTCCTCAGATTGTAGGTGTGAGCTGCTACGAGCCAGTAGATGTGTAAAAGAAATTCTACCTAGCTGCTAGGGAGTCAGTCCGGGCTCCTCTCGAACACCCTTATGTCTGTAGTACAAACCAACCTTTCTTTGTATCAAGGAACCTAATTCTTCAACGATTGTATTCTTGAAATGTTGCCCCAGAAGTGCTGTGTCATCAGACCGTCGCTTACGCGTGAAACTCCCGTTGGTTTAGGCGTCGGTTTAAGATGCTTGGTTTCAGCTTCCCGCCTGTTTCCTTCTTGCCACAAACCTTTGTTTCTCAACGTGCAGGCTGCTGCCTcgggttttggtttg
The nucleotide sequence above comes from Balearica regulorum gibbericeps isolate bBalReg1 chromosome 21, bBalReg1.pri, whole genome shotgun sequence. Encoded proteins:
- the DNAJC16 gene encoding dnaJ homolog subfamily C member 16 isoform X1, producing MELGRAGLAWAAALLLAALGAQAAAGDFDPYRVLGVGRSSSQADIKKAYKRLAREWHPDKNKDPGAEDKFIQISKAYEILSNEEKRANFDRYGDAGESQGYSQHQHRQFHHFHEGFYFDESFFHFPFNSERRDTSDEKYLLHFSHYVNEIVPDSFKKPYLIKITSDWCFSCIHIEPVWKEVAQELEALGVGIGVVHAGYERRLAHHLGAHSTPSLLGLINGKITFFHNAVIRENLRQFVENLLPGNLVEKITDKNYVRFLSNWKKENKPHVLLFDHMPVVPLLYKLTAFAYRDYLSFGYVYVGLRGAEELSSQYNINVYTPTMMIFKEHIDRPADVVQARDMKKQLIDDFLSQNKFLMVARLTNQRLFQELCPVKKSHRQRKHCVVLLTGEGEKFAEAYEAFLTFAVANTKDTLKFVHIYNDRQPEFADALLMDDEKYRGKSAVVILERRNNAGKISYKTLEEAWQGSKEDNFILLDLLDQLRTDPGLLSSETVLADLNDELAPMFLIRWLYSMLDYILDCWDSLFHSNWREMMPLLSLLFSALFILFGTVIVQAFSDSSDARDSPASEKEETATKTEKNDTSFSKESNRIPKKGFVEVTELTDINYNSNLVRLRPGHMNVVLILSNSTKTLLLQKFALEVYTFTGSSSLHFSFLSLDKHREWLEYLLEFAQDAAPIPNQYDKHFLERDYTGYVLALNGHKKYFCLFKPHRSGDEGGTLASGEDYDSSLHTEARGKSSCSPGSRSIKNKLHKLSFWMERLLEGSLQRFYIPSWPALD
- the DNAJC16 gene encoding dnaJ homolog subfamily C member 16 isoform X2, whose protein sequence is MELGRAGLAWAAALLLAALGAQAAAGDFDPYRVLGVGRSSSQADIKKAYKRLAREWHPDKNKDPGAEDKFIQISKAYEILSNEEKRANFDRYGDAGESQGYSQHQHRQFHHFHEGFYFDESFFHFPFNSERRDTSDEKYLLHFSHYVNEIVPDSFKKPYLIKITSDWCFSCIHIEPVWKEVAQELEALGVGIGVVHAGYERRLAHHLGAHSTPSLLGLINGKITFFHNAVIRENLRQFVENLLPGNLVEKITDKNYVRFLSNWKKENKPHVLLFDHMPVVPLLYKLTAFAYRDYLSFGYVYVGLRGAEELSSQYNINVYTPTMMIFKEHIDRPADVVQARDMKKQLIDDFLSQNKFLMVARLTNQRLFQELCPVKKSHRQRKHCVVLLTGEGEKFAEAYEAFLTFAVANTKDTLKFVHIYNDRQPEFADALLMDDEKYRGKSAVVILERRNNAGKISYKTLEEAWQGSKEDNFILLDLLDQLRTDPGLLSSETVLADLNDELAPMFLIRWLYSMLDYILDCWDSLFHSNWREMMPLLSLLFSALFILFGTVIVQAFSDSSDARDSPASEKEETATKTEKNDTSFSKESNSRIPKKGFVEVTELTDINYNSNLVRLRPGHMNVVLILSNSTKTLLLQKFALEVYTFTGSSSLHFSFLSLDKHREWLEYLLEFAQDAAPIPNQYDKHFLERDYTGYVLALNGHKKYFCLFKPHRSGDEGGTLASGEDYDSSLHTEARGKSSCSPGSRSIKNKLHKLSFWMERLLEGSLQRFYIPSWPALD